Within the Gammaproteobacteria bacterium genome, the region TTGCAACTGTCCAAGGCGCGCGTCGCTGTGTTCTATCGCCGCCAGCTCGTCACTCAATCGTGCCAGCAGGGCGGGCAGCTCACCGGGCGGGACGCGGTGCTTGCGTGCCAGTTGATGTATCGTATCAAGGCGTTGTTCTATCCATTGCAGGCGTTCCGGGTCGAGCTCCAGGCTTTCGCGGTAATGGCGCAACTCGTTCGCGCATTCGCCGGTCTGGATGAGTGCGTTGTTGAGCAGGTCGCACGCGGCGGCGAGGCGGTTGTCGATGGTGCGCAACTGCTCGACTTCGCCCAGCACCTTGTCAAGGATGGTGAGCACTGCACCCTCGTCGCTTTCGTAGAGGCTGTGCAGCGCGGATTGGCAGGTTTCCAGCAGGCGCCCGGCATTGGCCAGCCGTGCATGTTCTTCCTCAAGCGCGCTGACTTCCTGTTCGCCCAGTTCCAGCGCCTCCAGCTCGCCTGCCTGATAGCGCAGCAGTTCCAGGCGCGATTTGCGGTCATGCGCGGCGCGGCGCAATGTTTCCAGCTCCGCGCCTGACGCCTTCCACTGCTTGTAGGTTTTTTCGAGGCTGGCGAGCAGTGCGGCGTGCCCCGCATAATCATCCAGCAACTGGCGCTGCACATCGCTTTTGAGCAGCGACTGATGTTCATTCTGGCCATGAATATCCACCAGCTTTTCTCCCAGCTCCTGAAGCATCTGCAGGGGAACGGTGCGGCCATTGATGTAGCCCTTGGAGCGTCCTTCGGCGGAGATAGTGCGGCGCAGCAGGCAATCGCCGTCCGCATCCAGCTCGTGTTCCGCAAGCCACGCCTGGGCCGCGGCCATGCCACTCACATCAAACGCCGCATTGATCTCGGTGCGTTCGCAGCCATGACGGACTACGCCGCTGTCGGCGCGGTCGCCCAGCACCAGGCCGAGGGCATCCACCAGAATGGACTTACCCGCTCCGGTCTCTCCGGTGAGCACCGTCATGCCGTGGCTCAGTTCCAGGTCAAGGTGGTCGATGATGGTGAAGTCGCGAATCTCGATGTGTGTCAGCATGGTTGCGAGTATGGTTACTTAAGGTGTGGTGGTGAGTAGTTTATTCAAACCCGCGTTGCGCCGCTATCTTTCAGTGCGAAGATTGCATCAAATAGTCCAGGAGCCTGCCGGACTTATTGCCGGCAAACCGATAGAATAACGGTACTCCCAAAGGGCGCTGAATAGGAAGCAAAATCTGGGCACGAATGAATTCTCGAATAGAAATGTGATCCAAATGGAATGCGGAATATGAATGAATTCGTCATGGGCCATGAGGCGGCTATCCGGCTAGGCGTTT harbors:
- the recN gene encoding DNA repair protein RecN: MLTHIEIRDFTIIDHLDLELSHGMTVLTGETGAGKSILVDALGLVLGDRADSGVVRHGCERTEINAAFDVSGMAAAQAWLAEHELDADGDCLLRRTISAEGRSKGYINGRTVPLQMLQELGEKLVDIHGQNEHQSLLKSDVQRQLLDDYAGHAALLASLEKTYKQWKASGAELETLRRAAHDRKSRLELLRYQAGELEALELGEQEVSALEEEHARLANAGRLLETCQSALHSLYESDEGAVLTILDKVLGEVEQLRTIDNRLAAACDLLNNALIQTGECANELRHYRESLELDPERLQWIEQRLDTIHQLARKHRVPPGELPALLARLSDELAAIEHSDARLGQLQNELDQIALAYREQARALGEGRSRAAGDLAERVTTAMQPLGLPNARFEIALHPLDDERFSPTGMERVEFLVSTNPGQPVKPLHKVASGGELSRTSLAIQVITAHSSHIPTLIFDEVDTGIGGGVAETVGRQLRALGESHQVLCVTHLPQVAALGHHHLYVSKQTQHNSTTTGIRRLDDSTRNEEIARMLGGVEITEQTRAHAREMIGRAGTSEKTPGPAGTKTRRRIGSVKL